Proteins co-encoded in one Chloroflexota bacterium genomic window:
- a CDS encoding LLM class flavin-dependent oxidoreductase: MKICWFHLMPYRHLPPDFEQKYRSVWVDPPSHLYDAEKAHVLYNEYLDELEHAAAVGFDGICVNEHHNNAYGIMPSPNLMASALVRRTTEAAIVVMGNSLALYNPPLRVAEEFAMLDVASGGRLVAGFPTGTSMDTNFAYGANPATLRDRYHEAHDLIIRAWTEPDLFAFNGKYTQNRYVNIWPRPLQKPHPPVWVPGSGSVETWEWTSRMNYVYCYLSYSGYKHGTRVMKGFWREMENLGVDDNPYRAGFLQLVAVSETDAKAEEDYAPHIEYFFKKNLHVYPGFTEAPGYRSIKTLKKGVGSNLSRSHARKRTEMKWKDFVEEGYVIGGSPETVADRMREAVEGLRVGHLMVLLQIGSMPKDLTMQNTALFASEVMPKLRGMWSGYEDHWWPNPIANRAVPDPVVG, translated from the coding sequence GTGAAGATTTGTTGGTTCCATCTGATGCCCTACCGGCATCTGCCGCCCGATTTCGAGCAGAAATACCGCAGCGTCTGGGTCGACCCGCCCAGCCACCTCTACGATGCCGAGAAGGCGCACGTCCTCTACAACGAGTACTTGGACGAGCTCGAGCACGCCGCCGCGGTGGGTTTCGACGGGATCTGCGTCAACGAGCACCACAACAACGCCTACGGGATCATGCCCTCGCCCAACCTGATGGCGTCCGCCCTGGTTCGGCGCACTACCGAGGCGGCCATCGTGGTGATGGGCAACAGCCTGGCGCTGTACAACCCGCCGCTGCGAGTTGCCGAGGAATTCGCGATGCTGGACGTGGCCAGCGGCGGTCGCCTGGTGGCGGGATTCCCGACCGGGACATCGATGGACACCAACTTCGCCTACGGGGCGAACCCGGCCACCCTGCGCGACCGTTACCACGAGGCCCACGACCTGATCATCCGCGCCTGGACCGAACCGGACCTGTTTGCCTTTAACGGCAAGTACACCCAGAACCGCTACGTGAACATCTGGCCGCGCCCGCTACAGAAACCGCATCCCCCGGTCTGGGTTCCAGGCAGCGGCAGCGTCGAAACCTGGGAGTGGACCAGCCGAATGAACTACGTTTACTGCTACCTGAGTTACTCCGGGTACAAGCACGGCACCCGGGTGATGAAGGGTTTTTGGCGCGAGATGGAAAACCTGGGCGTCGACGACAACCCCTACCGGGCCGGGTTCCTGCAACTGGTTGCGGTTTCCGAGACCGACGCCAAGGCGGAGGAGGATTACGCACCGCACATCGAGTACTTCTTCAAGAAGAACCTCCACGTCTACCCGGGGTTCACCGAGGCTCCCGGCTACCGCTCGATCAAGACCCTGAAAAAGGGCGTCGGCAGCAACCTGAGCCGCTCGCACGCCCGCAAGCGCACTGAAATGAAGTGGAAGGACTTCGTCGAAGAGGGCTACGTCATCGGCGGCAGCCCGGAAACCGTCGCCGATCGGATGCGCGAGGCGGTCGAGGGTCTGCGGGTCGGTCACCTGATGGTGTTGCTGCAGATCGGCAGCATGCCCAAGGACTTGACCATGCAGAACACTGCGCTGTTCGCATCCGAGGTGATGCCCAAGCTGCGCGGCATGTGGAGCGGTTACGAAGATCACTGGTGGCCCAACCCGATCGCGAACCGGGCCGTGCCGGACCCGGTCGTAGGCTAG